From Gopherus flavomarginatus isolate rGopFla2 chromosome 7, rGopFla2.mat.asm, whole genome shotgun sequence, the proteins below share one genomic window:
- the LOC127055669 gene encoding serine protease inhibitor Kazal-type 6-like, protein MKIAGVIVLLILAAFCCSDVASHEGKTKCDYDPKNDPILCPTVQECVCAADGRTYRNSCYFGRAMRATCGKLGLKHLGPCHEKKKA, encoded by the exons ATGAAGATAGCTGGTGTCATTGTGCTTCTTATTCTGGCAGCTTTCTGCTGCT CCGATGTTGCCAGTCATGAGGGCAAG ACAAAATGTGATTATGACCCAAAGAATGATCCTATCTTGTGCCCCACAGTCCAAGAATGTGTCTGTGCGGCTGATGGCAGAACTTATAGAAACTCCTGTTACTTTGGCAGAGCCATGAG GGCAACATGTGGAAAACTTGGCTTAAAACACCTTGGACCATGTCATGAGAAAAAGAAGGCATAA